From Malaciobacter mytili LMG 24559:
TAATGAAGAGTTTATTCCTGCTGATATTGTTATTGAAGGGGAATTTATAAAAAGAGTTGATAAATATGGGATAAATGAAGTTGCAATTGATTTAAAAGATAAAAAAGTAACTCCTGGAATTGTAGATTTACACTCTGATGCTTTAGAAAAAGAAATAGAGCCAAGACCAAATGCAACTTTTCCTATGCTTTTAGCTATTACAGAATTGGATAAAAAGCTTTCAATGGCAGGTGTAACTACAATGTTTCATGCTATTGGATTTGAAGAAAATCCAAAGAAAAAAAGAAGTATAGATTTAGCAAAACAACAAATTGAAGAGATTTATAAAGCAAATAAGAATCATCTTGGAGTTGATAATTTAATACATGCTAGATTTGAATTAAGTGCAACAGATGCAGTTGAACCCATAAAAGAGGTTATTTCAAAAAAAATGGTTAATTTAGTATCTTTAATGGACCATTCTCCAGGACAAGGACAATTTAAAACTTTAGAGTCTTTTAAAAGCTATTATTCAAAATATTATGGATTAAATGATGATGAGGTAGATGAAATAGCAAATAAAAAAATAAATAAAGATGAAGAAAAAATAAAAGAGTTAATAAATTATGCTAAAAAGTATAATTTAACTTTATTAAGTCATGATGATGATTGTATAGAAAAATTAGATGGCTTATTAAATTTAGGTGTACAAATTTCAGAATTTCCTTTATCTTTAGAAGTTGCAAAATATGCAGTAAGTAAAGCAATTGCAACAGGAATGGGTGCCCCTAATATTGTAAGAGGAGGAAGTCAAGGTGGAAATATTGCTGCAATTGATTTGGTAAAAGAGGGTGTTTGTAAATATCTTTGTTCTGATTATCATCCAACTTCAATGCTTCAAGCTGTTTATAAGATGAAGCAAGATGCAAATTTAGACTTAGCAAAAGGTTTTTCAATGATTACTTCTACTCCTGCAAAATATGCAAACTTAGAAGATAGAGGGGAGATAAAAGAGGGTAAGAGAGCAGATATAATAGTAATAGATGATTCATATATTCCAAAAGTAATCTTAACTATAAAAGATGGAGAGTCTATTTATAATGCTATTAAAGGATTTAAACTTTAAAGGATAATTATGGTTACAATTTATAGAAGTATATTACATTTAACAGTACAATATTAAAATCAAACTTACAGTTTTAAACTGTAAGTTAAAAAGAGAGAAAATGAGTAAAAAAATTATATTAATTGTTGGACCTAGTGGAGTAGGAAAAGATACATTATTAAAAAATATTAAAAATAAAATAAAAGCAAATTTTGTTAAAAGATATATTACAAGAGTACCAGATGAAAATGAATCAAACTATTTTTTACAAGAAGAAGCTTTTAAAATTTTAGAAAAAAATAATTTTTTTATTTCTACTTGGAATGCACATAATAATTTTTATGGTATAGCAAAAAACTCAATATTAGAGGGTTTAAATATAATTAGTATTTCAAGAGCAAAAATAAAAGATTTTGAAAAACAGTATCAAAAAGTATATACAATAAATATAACTTTAAATAAAAATGATTTAAAACAAAGACTTAAAAAAAGAGCAAGAGAGAGTATAGAAGAAATAGAAAAAAGATTAAGTAGAAGCTATGAAAAAATAGAAGCAAGAAATTTAATTGAGTTTGAAAATAATAAAAATTTAACTGAAAGTGTAGAGGAATTTTTAAAACTTTTAGGGCAAATTAATGAGGATTGAATTTTTAGGTACAGCAGATAGTGCAGGTATTCCTGTACATAATTGTAAGTGTGAGATTTGTAATTGTTATAGACAAAAAGGTCTTATAAATCTATCCACAAATGCTTTTATAAAAATCAATGATAAAATTATTCTACTTGATTGTGGCATAGAAAATATTTCAAACATATTTGATGGTAAAGAGATAATAGCAGTATTACTTACACATTTTCATTCTGATCACTGTTTAGGGCTATTAAGACTTAGACACTCAAAACAAAATATAACTTGTTTTCATCCAAAAGATAAAGAAGGCTTTAGTGATTTGTTTAAACATAAGCATAGTATTACTTATATTGAAAATAAACCTTTTGAATCTTTTAAAATAGATGAACTTTTAATTACTCCAATATCTTTAATTCATTCAAAAAATACTAATGGATATTTAATTGAATATAAAAATTTTAAGCTTGCTTATCTTACAGATTGTGCTGGCATTAAGTTTGAAACCATAGAGTTTTTAAAATCAAAAAATATTGATTTAGCTTTTTTAGATGCTTGTTATGATGAAAGGAAAATACAAGGAAATCATCTAAATTATTTGCAAGCTTCAAAGCTTTTAGATGAATTAGAAGTAAAAGAAGGATATTTAATTCATGCTTCTCATACTACATTGGAATATATAAAAAATAATAAAATTGTGTCAAAATATAAGTATATAAATAAGGGATTTTTTAAGGAAATAAAGTAAGGAAAAACCTTACTTTATGAGAACCATTTTTTAACTTTATCAAACATATTTTCAAAGTTTGATACATGAGGTTTACTTTCAATTCCAAAACTCTCTTGTAGTTTTTCTAAAAGTTCTTTTTGTTCAGTATTTAGTGATTTTGGATAAGTGATTTTTATTTGTACTATTAAATCACCTTTTCCATAACCTTGTACAGATTTAACCCCTTCACCTTTAAAAGTAAATTGTTGTTTATCTTTTGTTCCTGCTGGAATTTCAAGTTCTAATTCTCCCCTTAGACTTGGAATTTTAATTTTTCCTCCAAGTGCTACTTGAGTAAAGAAAAGAGGAACTTCAATATAAATATCATCCTCATGTCTTACAAAATGAGAATCCTCTTTTACAGAAATTTGAATATATAGATCTCCTCTTGTTCCATCTGGAGCAATATTACCTTTTTTTGATACTCTAATTCTATTTCCATCATTTACACCTTCAGGAATATTTACTTCAAACTTATCAGAGTGTTCTTTATATCCTGTTCCTTTACAACTTTTACATTCTTCAGTTTTTGCCTCACCTGAACCATGACAAGTAGGACAAGTTTGAGCAAAAGTCATAAAACCTTGTCTCATATGTATCTGTCCTTGTCCTTTACAAGTTGGACAAGTAGAAAGTTTTCCATCTTTTGCACCAGTTCCTTTGCATGAAGAACAAGCATCTTTATAAGTATAATTTACTTCTTTTTTACATCCAAATACAGCTTCATTAAACTCTACTTCAAGTTCAATTCCTATATCTAAATTATAATTATATGACTTTCTTCTTTTTCTTCCTCCAAAACCAGAACCAAAAGCTGAACCAAACATCTCTTCAAAAACAGAGCTTAAATCATCAAAACCACCAGAGAATCCACCTCCTTGACCATGACCATCTAATCCTGCTTTTCCATATCTATCATAAATAGAACGTTTGTTCTCATCACTTAAAACTTGGTAAGCTTCATTTATTGCTTTAAATCTCTCTTCGGCTTCTTTATCATCAGGATTTTTGTCAGGATGATACTTCATTGCCATTTGTCTATAAGCTTTTTTTATTGTACCTTTATCGGCACTTTTACTTACTTCTAATATTTCATAATAATCTATTTCACTCAATATACGTACTCCTAACGACATATTTTACGCGATTTTATCTAAAATATGATAAATCTTTGATATAATTGCCCTATGAAA
This genomic window contains:
- a CDS encoding alpha-D-ribose 1-methylphosphonate 5-triphosphate diphosphatase; this encodes MQTILRSSKVLINEEFIPADIVIEGEFIKRVDKYGINEVAIDLKDKKVTPGIVDLHSDALEKEIEPRPNATFPMLLAITELDKKLSMAGVTTMFHAIGFEENPKKKRSIDLAKQQIEEIYKANKNHLGVDNLIHARFELSATDAVEPIKEVISKKMVNLVSLMDHSPGQGQFKTLESFKSYYSKYYGLNDDEVDEIANKKINKDEEKIKELINYAKKYNLTLLSHDDDCIEKLDGLLNLGVQISEFPLSLEVAKYAVSKAIATGMGAPNIVRGGSQGGNIAAIDLVKEGVCKYLCSDYHPTSMLQAVYKMKQDANLDLAKGFSMITSTPAKYANLEDRGEIKEGKRADIIVIDDSYIPKVILTIKDGESIYNAIKGFKL
- a CDS encoding AAA family ATPase gives rise to the protein MSKKIILIVGPSGVGKDTLLKNIKNKIKANFVKRYITRVPDENESNYFLQEEAFKILEKNNFFISTWNAHNNFYGIAKNSILEGLNIISISRAKIKDFEKQYQKVYTINITLNKNDLKQRLKKRARESIEEIEKRLSRSYEKIEARNLIEFENNKNLTESVEEFLKLLGQINED
- a CDS encoding MBL fold metallo-hydrolase; its protein translation is MRIEFLGTADSAGIPVHNCKCEICNCYRQKGLINLSTNAFIKINDKIILLDCGIENISNIFDGKEIIAVLLTHFHSDHCLGLLRLRHSKQNITCFHPKDKEGFSDLFKHKHSITYIENKPFESFKIDELLITPISLIHSKNTNGYLIEYKNFKLAYLTDCAGIKFETIEFLKSKNIDLAFLDACYDERKIQGNHLNYLQASKLLDELEVKEGYLIHASHTTLEYIKNNKIVSKYKYINKGFFKEIK
- the dnaJ gene encoding molecular chaperone DnaJ, with the protein product MSEIDYYEILEVSKSADKGTIKKAYRQMAMKYHPDKNPDDKEAEERFKAINEAYQVLSDENKRSIYDRYGKAGLDGHGQGGGFSGGFDDLSSVFEEMFGSAFGSGFGGRKRRKSYNYNLDIGIELEVEFNEAVFGCKKEVNYTYKDACSSCKGTGAKDGKLSTCPTCKGQGQIHMRQGFMTFAQTCPTCHGSGEAKTEECKSCKGTGYKEHSDKFEVNIPEGVNDGNRIRVSKKGNIAPDGTRGDLYIQISVKEDSHFVRHEDDIYIEVPLFFTQVALGGKIKIPSLRGELELEIPAGTKDKQQFTFKGEGVKSVQGYGKGDLIVQIKITYPKSLNTEQKELLEKLQESFGIESKPHVSNFENMFDKVKKWFS